A single genomic interval of Carassius carassius chromosome 24, fCarCar2.1, whole genome shotgun sequence harbors:
- the LOC132102815 gene encoding tumor necrosis factor receptor superfamily member 1A-like, with translation MRKCQLCAYVFLVLISQSNTIAYFARGRENCSESEYWNEKGFCCNKCHPGSKLKALCPELNMRSECEKCEAGTYQDVSNYHKNCFRCKECNKPHSEEISKCTTKSDRVCGCVLGYYYKKLDGLTWVCKECKKCGPGQHETVKCSGDQNTQCKCNENHYQVMGKNICEPCAKCQKDCPDVCITTTPRNPVESASPISPSGTLPQILVPVCGCITALALGVFMLYECIRLWKKKRQALSSEKSLTALEDQKLIIRVEPNTICESVSFANQPCKTEQSGKLPDCVPREIKIHEFFYFVLDEVPIGRFKELVRRLGVSEQNIDRAEQDHRNCKDAHYQMLKVWSDSGRGGGSNVLPFHRIQMFVCTLRDMCLVNCADNIENMFLSQDTSASR, from the exons ATGAGGAAATGCCAGCTGTGCGCTTATGTTTTTCTG GTTCTAATCAGCCAGTCAAATACAATAGCATATTTTGCACGTGGACGTGAAAATTGTTCTGAAAGTGAATACTGGAATGAGaagggattctgctgtaataaatGTCATCCAG GGTCTAAATTGAAAGCATTATGTCCTGAACTAAACATGAGGTCTGAATGTGAGAAATGTGAGGCTGGAACCTATCAAGATGTCTCAAACTATCATAAAAACTGCTTCAGATGCAAGGAGTGCAACAAAC CCCATTCCGAAGAAATATCAAAATGTACAACCAAAAGCGATCGGGTGTGTGGTTGTGTGCTTGGATACTACTATAAGAAACTAGATGGGTTGACATGGGTTTGTAAGGAGTGTAAGAAGTGTGGACCTGGTCAGCATGAAACTGTGAAAT GTTCTGGTGATCAGAATACACAGTGTAAATGCAATGAAAACCATTACCAAGTCATGGGAAAAAACATCTGTGAGCCGTGTGCTAA ATGTCAGAAGGACTGTCCAGACGTGTGCATAACCACCACACCTCGTAACCCTGTTGAGTCCGCCAGCCCAATTAGTCCTTCAG GCACATTACCACAAATACTGGTCCCCGTTTGTGGATGTATCACGGCTCTAGCACTGGGAGTGTTCATGTTATACGAATGCATCAGACTTTGGAAGAAAAAGAGGCAAGCTTTGTCATCGGAGAAATCATTAACTGCCCTCGAAGATCAG AAATTGATTATTAGAGTGGAACCAAACACAATATGTGAGAGTGTTTCTTTTGCAAACCAGCCGTGTAAGACAGAACAAAGTGGAAAACTCCCAGACTGCGTCCCAAGAGAGATCAAAA TTCACGAATTCTTCTATTTTGTGCTGGACGAGGTGCCGATTGGACGATTTAAAGAACTTGTACGTCGGCTCGGTGTTTCTGAGCAGAACATTGACAGGGCAGAACAAGACCACCGGAACTGCAAAGATGCCCACTACCAGATGCTGAAGGTTTGGAGTGACAGTGGCAGAGGAGGAGGGAGCAATGTTTTGCCATTTCACCGCATCCAGATGTTCGTATGCACTCTGAGGGACATGTGTTTGGTTAACTGTGCAGACAACATCGAGAACATGTTCCTTTCACAGGACACAAGTGCTTCACGCTGA